A genomic window from Mesorhizobium sp. 131-2-1 includes:
- a CDS encoding ArsR/SmtB family transcription factor, producing the protein MIEAEIFRALADPTRRAVYERLVAGEMTVSELRTGMTVSQPAVSQHLAVLRGAGLVVERRAGRNAYYRAAPEGLEPLLGWIERYRAFWPERLERLKTVLKGMDQ; encoded by the coding sequence ATGATCGAGGCAGAGATTTTCCGCGCGCTGGCCGACCCGACACGCCGCGCCGTCTATGAGCGGCTCGTCGCCGGCGAGATGACCGTGTCGGAGCTGCGCACCGGCATGACGGTGTCGCAGCCGGCGGTCTCGCAGCATCTGGCGGTGCTGCGCGGCGCAGGCCTGGTGGTCGAGCGGCGCGCCGGCCGCAATGCCTACTATCGCGCCGCGCCTGAAGGGCTCGAGCCGCTGCTCGGCTGGATCGAGCGCTACCGCGCGTTCTGGCCGGAACGCCTCGAGAGACTGAAGACAGTTCTGAAGGGAATGGACCAATGA